The Sesamum indicum cultivar Zhongzhi No. 13 linkage group LG2, S_indicum_v1.0, whole genome shotgun sequence genome contains a region encoding:
- the LOC105180324 gene encoding probable receptor-like protein kinase At1g11050 yields the protein MNKSHVLFPIIFFFTHFCTNRAADSLCPINFDYVETFPWDTSLCREPVQSACCQTLRSVFGMGLAQYLKDSSLFYLPDANTSSSCMANFQEKLFSMSIPGSLFPACFNDTTEFVNRPSTSCAGIVTVNDWTQRVYTYAPLESSCNGDLTGLTRCSLCVDAGLKVNSYLVSLHPNSTKCFFFAILYAAAIVNDYGPEDVRTASCILGLPLSSSANGKGSNNTKRKLLFGVMGGFIGTCFAVILFLVYRKWDKKKKQDLMHESYVHSMKSRVLPNSGAKWFHVAELEQATNGFLQKNMIGKGGYGVVYKGTLSDGTEVAVKQILDLESKGDDEFTNEAEIISKIRHRNLLALRGFCVTSERFKGKKRYLVYDFMSNGSLENHLFVNDKKQNLSWPQRKNIILDIAKGLAYLHYGIKPAIYHRDIKATNILLDSDMKAKVADFGLAKQSAESQSHLTTRVAGTHGYLAPEYALYGQLTDKSDVYSFGIVILEIMSSRRALDASATSKILITDWAWALVKSGRVEEIFHESIRNEGPKGVMERFAHVGLLCAHVMVALRPTIADALKMLEGDIDIPRLPERPLPLTREMLQMPFKYSSSTSEGSIAMFSISS from the coding sequence ATGAACAAATCCCATGTTCTCTTCCCgatcatcttcttcttcactcATTTTTGCACTAATCGGGCGGCTGATTCTTTATGCCCCATCAATTTTGACTATGTTGAAACCTTCCCATGGGACACTTCCCTGTGCAGAGAACCAGTTCAATCAGCCTGCTGCCAAACTCTTCGCAGCGTTTTCGGTATGGGCCTTGCCCAGTACCTCAAAGATTCCTCCTTGTTTTATCTCCCTGATGCAAACACTTCATCTTCTTGCATGGCAAACTTCCAAGAAAAGCTCTTTTCAATGTCGATACCCGGTTCCTTGTTCCCTGCTTGCTTCAATGACACAACTGAATTCGTCAATAGACCATCCACCAGCTGTGCCGGAATTGTAACAGTAAACGATTGGACTCAAAGAGTTTACACGTACGCCCCACTAGAATCCTCCTGTAATGGAGACTTAACGGGCTTAACACGATGCAGTTTGTGCGTGGATGCAGGGTTGAAGGTGAACTCTTATCTTGTTTCTTTACATCCTAACTCCACAAAATGTTTCTTCTTTGCCATACTTTATGCTGCTGCTATTGTCAATGATTATGGACCTGAGGATGTCAGAACAGCTTCTTGCATATTAGGCCTGCCCTTATCTAGCTCTGCAAATGGTAAAGGATCGAATAATACGAAAAGAAAATTGCTCTTCGGGGTGATGGGAGGCTTTATTGGGACATGTTTTGCAGTTATATTGTTCCTGGTTTACAGAAAGTGggacaagaagaaaaaacaggATCTGATGCATGAATCCTATGTGCATTCTATGAAGTCTAGGGTGCTGCCTAACTCAGGTGCCAAATGGTTTCATGTAGCAGAGTTAGAACAAGCTACTAATGGATTCTTGCAGAAGAATATGATAGGAAAGGGTGGATATGGAGTTGTTTATAAAGGGACTCTTTCAGATGGCACTGAAGTTGCTGTcaagcaaattcttgatttggaaTCCAAAGGGGACGACGAATTCACCAATGAGGCAGAGATCATCAGCAAGATCAGGCACAGAAATCTTCTTGCTCTCAGGGGATTCTGCGTTACAAGTGAGAGATTTAAGGGTAAGAAGAGGTATCTCGTTTATGATTTCATGTCAAACGGGAGCCTGGAAAACCACCTTTTCGTTAACGACAAGAAGCAGAATCTATCTTGGCCTCAGCGCAAGAACATAATTCTTGACATCGCAAAAGGACTTGCTTACTTGCATTATGGAATCAAGCCTGCAATTTATCATCGCGATATAAAAGCTACAAACATTCTTCTGGATTCAGACATGAAGGCTAAAGTGGCTGATTTTGGATTGGCTAAGCAAAGCGCAGAAAGCCAATCCCACCTCACCACGAGAGTTGCTGGCACGCATGGATACCTTGCGCCAGAGTATGCACTTTATGGACAATTGACAGATAAGAGTGATGTTTACAGCTTTGGCATTGTGATTCTTGAGATTATGAGCAGCAGGAGGGCTCTTGATGCATCAGCAACTTCAAAGATTTTGATCACTGATTGGGCTTGGGCGCTTGTGAAATCTGGAAGAGTTGAAGAGATTTTTCACGAGTCGATAAGAAACGAAGGCCCAAAGGGTGTTATGGAGAGATTTGCGCATGTTGGGTTGCTCTGCGCACATGTGATGGTGGCACTTAGACCTACCATTGCTGATGCACTGAAGATGCTTGAAGGAGACATTGACATCCCACGACTGCCTGAGCGGCCATTGCCTCTCACTCGTGAAATGCTGCAAATGCCTTTCAAGTATAGTTCATCCACAAGCGAGGGATCAATAGCTATGTTCAGCATTAGTTCATGA